A single window of Salvelinus namaycush isolate Seneca chromosome 11, SaNama_1.0, whole genome shotgun sequence DNA harbors:
- the LOC120055692 gene encoding uncharacterized protein C1orf21 homolog — protein MGCTSAKQVSAVPSGEEGRSKAYSNGDLLSDEYKKGVEKVKYINGEEDRLNTCNQDSTEKTALLTRVQRTDDTGSNGNGKTHIHSSESQQEFFRMLDEKIEKGQDYCSEEEDMT, from the exons ATGGGCTGCACCTCGGCCAAGCAGGTGTCGGCAGTGCCAAGTGGTGAGGAGGGCCGCAGTAAAGCCTACAGCAATGGGGACCTTCTTTCCG acgAGTACAAAAAAGGAGTGGAAAAGGTCAAATATATCAATGGAGAAGAGGACAGACTGAACACCTGCAACCAGGACAGCACG gagaaaaCTGCCCTGCTCACTAGGGTCCAACGCACAGATGACACAGGATCAAATGGCAATGGGAAGACACA TATCCATTCTTCAGAGAGCCAGCAAGAGTTCTTCAGGATGCTGGATGAGAAGATAGaaaag GGGCAGGACTACTGCTCAGAGGAAGAGGATATGACATAG
- the LOC120055763 gene encoding vesicle-trafficking protein SEC22b-B-like, with translation MILLTMIARVADGLPLAASMQEDEQSGRDLQHYQSQAKQLCRKLNAQSPNKCTLEAGVMSFHYVIEHGVCYLALCEAVFPKKLVFGYLEDLQTEFNEQHGKKVTTVSRPYSFIEFDVYIQKTKRNYIDSRARRNLGSINTELQDVQRIMVANIEEVLQRGEALSALDTKASDLSSLSKKYRSDAKYLNTRSIYAKIAAGAVFFITLIVYMRFWWI, from the exons ATGATTTTACTGACAATGATCGCCCGAGTAGCAGATGGTCTGCCGCTTGCTGCATCGATGCAAGAAGACGAGCAG TCAGGAAGAGACTTGCAACACTACCAGAGCCAGGCTAAGCAGCTGTGCCGCAAACTAAATGCCCAGAGTCCCAATAAATGTACTCTGGAGGCTGGGGTCATGTCCTTCCA CTATGTAATAGAACATGGTGTGTGCTACTTGGCCTTGTGTGAAGCTGTGTTTCCCAAGAAACTGGTCTTTGGGTACCTGGAAGACCTCCAGACAGAATTCAATGAACAGCATGGAAAGAAAGTCACCACAGTTTCCAGGCCGTACTCTTTCATTGAGTTTG ACGTGTACATCCAGAAGACAAAGAGGAACTACATTGACAGCAGGGCGCGGAGGAACCTGGGCAGCATCAACACAGAACTACAGGACGTCCAGCGTATCATGGTGGCAAACATTGAAGAGGTCCTGCAACGAGGAGAGGCCTTATCTG CTCTCGACACCAAAGCCAGCGATCtgtccagcctttcaaagaaGTACCGCAGCGATGCCAAGTACCTCAACACCCGATCCATCTATGCCAAGATAGCAGCCGGGGCAGTCTTCTTCATTACACTCATCGTCTATATGCGTTTCTGGTGGATCTGA
- the imp3 gene encoding U3 small nucleolar ribonucleoprotein protein IMP3, which produces MVRKLKFHEQKLLKKVDFINWEVDNNLHEVKVLRRYHIEKREDYTKYNKLSRNIRELAQKIRDLDEKDGFRAHSTGQLLEKLYGTGLIPTKQNLALTEKVTASSFCRRRLPTIMVSLRMAQNLKTAITFIEQGHVRVGPEIVTDAAFLVTRNMEDFVTWVDSSKIKQHVMTYNDERDDFDLVV; this is translated from the exons ATGGTTCGAAAATTGAAATTTCATGAGCAGAAGCTTTTGAAGAAGGTTGACTTTATCAACTGGGAGGTAGACAACAACCTGCACGAGGTGAAAGTATTGCGGAGGTATCACATCGAGAAGAGAGAAGACTACACCAA GTATAATAAGTTGAGCCGTAACATCAGAGAGCTTGCTCAGAAGATACGTGATCTGGACGAGAAGGATGGCTTCAGAGCCCACAGCACAGGTCAACTACTTGAGAAACT GTATGGTACTGGGCTGATCCCCACCAAACAGAACCTGGCTCTTACAGAGAAAGTCACTGCCTCTTCATTCTGCAG GAGGCGGCTACCCACCATAATGGTAAGCTTACGAATGGCTCAGAACCTGAAGACAGCCATCACCTTCATCGAACAAGGAC ATGTGCGTGTGGGACCAGAGATTGTCACAGATGCAGCTTTCCTTGTCACTAG AAATATGGAAGACTTTGTAACATGGGTTGACTCTTCAAAGATCAAACAGCACGTCATGACCTACAATGATGAG AGGGATGACTTTGATCTTGtggtatag